A stretch of the Desulfobacter sp. genome encodes the following:
- a CDS encoding EF-hand domain-containing protein: protein MKKFMVFGLAVFVLFAPLSACFADYHGEDHLCFMQVDMDQDGRVTFQEFEKAYGNDPEKFQAMDQDHDGQLTHDEYEEYVYNQEGSVAKNY from the coding sequence ATGAAAAAATTCATGGTTTTTGGCCTGGCCGTTTTTGTATTGTTCGCCCCGCTATCTGCCTGCTTTGCAGACTATCACGGGGAAGACCACCTGTGTTTTATGCAGGTTGACATGGACCAGGACGGGCGTGTGACTTTTCAGGAATTTGAAAAGGCCTATGGTAATGATCCTGAAAAATTCCAGGCAATGGACCAGGACCATGATGGTCAACTTACCCATGATGAGTATGAAGAATACGTGTACAATCAGGAAGGTTCTGTTGCAAAAAATTATTAA
- a CDS encoding IS6 family transposase: MKNENPFKWRHYEKEIILLNVRWYLRYQLSYRNLEEMMQERGLSVDHSTIYRWVQRYAPEMEKRSRKYLRQSNDSYRIDETYIKVRGKMKYLYRAVDSRGNTIDFLLRSRRNMESAKRFFKKMLRASNSFRPRVLSVDGNPAYPPAVKALKEKKLLNKDCILRQNKYLNNIIEQDHRFIKKLVRAGMGFKTFHSAWRTLKGYEIMNMIRKGQVKNIRKGEILKQKEFVENLFSYAA; encoded by the coding sequence ATGAAAAATGAAAACCCTTTCAAGTGGCGTCATTATGAAAAAGAAATCATCCTGTTGAATGTTCGCTGGTATCTGAGATATCAACTGAGTTACAGGAATCTGGAAGAGATGATGCAAGAACGGGGCTTGTCTGTGGATCACAGTACCATTTACCGATGGGTTCAGCGCTATGCTCCTGAAATGGAAAAGCGAAGCAGGAAGTATCTGCGGCAATCAAATGATTCTTACCGTATTGATGAAACATATATCAAGGTGCGGGGGAAAATGAAGTATCTTTACCGAGCGGTCGATTCCCGTGGAAATACCATCGATTTTCTTCTTCGCAGCAGACGTAATATGGAATCTGCCAAACGATTTTTTAAAAAGATGCTGCGAGCTTCCAATAGCTTCAGACCTCGGGTTCTGAGTGTTGACGGAAATCCTGCATATCCTCCGGCAGTAAAGGCTTTGAAAGAAAAAAAGCTTCTGAATAAGGACTGTATCCTAAGACAGAATAAATATCTGAACAATATTATTGAGCAAGACCACCGGTTTATCAAAAAGCTTGTCAGAGCTGGTATGGGGTTCAAGACATTTCATTCTGCCTGGCGGACGCTAAAAGGCTATGAAATTATGAACATGATCAGAAAAGGACAAGTTAAAAATATCAGGAAGGGAGAAATTTTAAAGCAGAAAGAATTCGTCGAAAATCTGTTTTCTTATGCTGCGTAA
- a CDS encoding ISL3 family transposase, with translation MSTSFIYHAFGLRDYFYKTTRFIGGIITFELIPKPEAVKCPECNSRSVTRKGIVTRDLRTIPVGSKPVILRTAIQRIWCSFCQFVRQIKLSFAQEGKSYTRAFERYVLELSQFMTIKDIAIHLRISWDTIKQIQKEDLLRRYRNIPLEKVRQIAIDEISIGKGHKYLTIVMDLESGRILHVGEGKGGEALKSFWTKVKISKAKIKAVSIDMSPAYLSAVIENLSGSAIVFDRFHVVKLFNEKLSDFRRKLYNLLANTGQQKLLKGVRWLLLKNPENLSDDKKEAQRLEEALKINQPLLVVYYMKEELRQIWNQKKKETAEKIVSNWINLANIFKIPMLMKFAKTLAVHRQRILSYYDYRISTGPLEGTNNKIKTMKRKAYGYRDSEFFRLKLLDLHNKRYALIG, from the coding sequence ATGTCCACAAGCTTCATATACCATGCCTTTGGCCTTCGTGACTACTTTTATAAAACAACGCGTTTCATCGGTGGAATAATCACTTTTGAACTCATACCAAAACCGGAGGCGGTAAAATGCCCGGAATGTAATTCCAGGTCCGTCACCAGGAAAGGGATTGTGACAAGAGATCTCAGAACAATACCGGTAGGTTCAAAACCCGTGATTCTCAGGACGGCTATCCAGAGAATTTGGTGTTCGTTCTGTCAATTTGTCCGGCAAATCAAACTATCCTTTGCCCAGGAGGGGAAAAGCTATACCCGGGCTTTTGAACGGTATGTCTTGGAGTTGTCTCAGTTCATGACAATCAAAGATATTGCCATCCATTTAAGGATCAGCTGGGATACGATAAAGCAGATCCAGAAAGAAGACCTGCTGAGGCGTTATCGAAATATCCCCCTTGAGAAAGTCCGGCAGATTGCCATAGATGAAATTTCCATAGGGAAAGGGCATAAATACTTGACCATCGTGATGGATCTGGAATCCGGTAGAATTCTGCACGTGGGAGAAGGAAAAGGTGGTGAAGCTTTGAAATCTTTTTGGACAAAAGTGAAAATATCGAAAGCAAAAATCAAAGCCGTCAGCATCGATATGTCCCCGGCATACTTGAGTGCTGTTATTGAAAATCTTTCTGGTTCAGCAATTGTCTTTGACAGATTTCATGTTGTTAAATTGTTCAATGAGAAACTGTCGGATTTCAGGCGAAAGCTCTACAACCTTCTTGCCAATACCGGGCAACAAAAACTTCTGAAGGGAGTCCGGTGGCTTTTGTTAAAAAATCCCGAAAACCTCAGTGATGACAAGAAGGAGGCCCAACGGTTAGAAGAAGCATTGAAAATAAATCAGCCGCTATTGGTAGTCTACTACATGAAAGAGGAACTCAGGCAAATATGGAATCAAAAGAAAAAAGAAACAGCTGAAAAGATAGTCAGCAATTGGATCAATCTGGCCAATATTTTCAAAATTCCAATGTTGATGAAATTTGCCAAGACCTTGGCTGTGCACAGGCAAAGAATCCTTTCATACTATGATTACAGGATATCTACAGGTCCTTTAGAAGGGACAAATAACAAGATAAAAACCATGAAACGGAAAGCTTATGGATACAGGGATTCGGAGTTTTTCAGGTTGAAACTTTTGGACCTTCACAATAAAAGGTACGCATTAATCGGATGA
- a CDS encoding transposase, with translation MTEENTEFDFQKALKGIQEGKPFTGKGGVLTSLIKNLAEAALEGELESHLGQEVSANRRNGKSKKTIKSLDGKFELKTPRDRAGTFSPQIVKKHQTTLSDEIERKIIALYGLGMSYNDMASHLQEIYGLEISGSSD, from the coding sequence ATGACCGAAGAAAACACCGAATTTGATTTTCAAAAAGCCCTTAAAGGCATCCAGGAAGGTAAACCCTTCACAGGTAAGGGCGGCGTCCTTACATCATTAATCAAAAATCTTGCTGAAGCTGCTCTTGAAGGAGAGTTGGAGTCCCATCTCGGGCAGGAAGTTTCTGCCAACCGCCGTAATGGAAAAAGCAAAAAGACCATTAAATCCCTGGATGGTAAATTTGAGCTAAAAACCCCGCGTGACAGGGCCGGAACCTTCTCTCCACAGATCGTCAAAAAACATCAGACAACGCTCAGCGATGAAATTGAAAGAAAGATAATAGCCCTTTACGGCCTGGGCATGAGTTATAATGATATGGCTTCCCATTTACAGGAAATCTATGGACTTGAGATTTCAGGTTCATCCGATTAA
- a CDS encoding lysophospholipid acyltransferase family protein, whose translation MVKRLKFIIYTRPFIFFAYYLIRLYSLTFRLKVENEDQWMTLVKENHTVLLCTWHQQFFSAIRHFKTYSRLNPGLMISQSRDGDLISGVANRTGWHTPRGSSSRGGKQAMEAMIDHIHEFGFCAHILDGPRGPIGKVKPGAIKMALETDAWVVPFFTRADKAWFFNSWDRFMLPKPFSRVTLSFSQPFKFKVNPESDFESLRLDLETQMTPGLHI comes from the coding sequence ATGGTCAAACGGTTAAAATTTATTATTTATACCCGGCCTTTTATTTTTTTTGCCTATTACCTGATTCGGCTTTATTCGCTGACCTTCAGGCTCAAGGTGGAAAATGAAGATCAATGGATGACCCTGGTAAAAGAAAATCACACCGTGCTTTTGTGTACCTGGCACCAGCAGTTTTTTTCCGCCATTCGGCATTTTAAAACCTATTCCAGATTAAATCCAGGCTTGATGATCAGCCAGAGCAGGGATGGGGATTTAATTTCAGGTGTGGCCAACAGGACTGGGTGGCACACCCCGAGAGGATCTTCTTCCAGGGGGGGCAAACAGGCCATGGAGGCCATGATCGATCACATCCATGAGTTTGGATTTTGCGCTCATATTCTTGACGGTCCCAGAGGCCCTATCGGCAAGGTCAAGCCCGGTGCAATCAAAATGGCTCTGGAAACAGATGCCTGGGTGGTTCCCTTTTTTACCCGGGCGGACAAGGCCTGGTTTTTTAATTCTTGGGACCGCTTCATGCTTCCCAAACCCTTTTCCCGGGTAACCCTCTCTTTTTCACAGCCGTTCAAATTCAAGGTCAACCCTGAATCTGATTTTGAATCCCTTCGTTTGGATCTTGAAACTCAAATGACACCCGGGCTTCATATATGA
- a CDS encoding IS256 family transposase — protein MTEENTEFDFQKALKGIQEGKPFTGKGGVLTSLIKNLAEAALEGELESHLGQEVSANRRNGKSKKTIKSLDGKFELKTPRDRAGTFSPQIVKKHQTTLSDEIERKIIALYGLGMSYNDMASHLQEIYGLEISNATLSTITDKIIHTVKEWQARPLENVYPIVWLDAIHYKVRENGKVSSKAVYTILGVNIEGRKEVLGLYISENEGANFWLQVLTDLSNRGVKDILIACVDGLKGFPEAIETIFPDTEVQLCVVHQIRNSLKYVGSKNKKEFMADLKRVYKAVNKDLAEEELDILENKWNDKYPIVIKSWRNNWERLSHFFKYPEEIRRIIYTTNTIEAVHRQFRKLTKTKGSFPNQDSLLKLLYMGIQNASKKWTMPIQNWSLTISQLAIFFEGRLDKELGI, from the coding sequence ATGACCGAAGAAAACACCGAATTTGATTTTCAAAAAGCCCTTAAAGGCATCCAGGAAGGTAAACCCTTCACAGGTAAGGGCGGCGTCCTTACATCATTAATCAAAAATCTTGCTGAAGCTGCTCTTGAAGGAGAGTTGGAGTCCCATCTCGGGCAGGAAGTTTCTGCCAACCGCCGTAATGGAAAAAGCAAAAAGACCATTAAATCCCTGGATGGTAAATTTGAGCTAAAAACCCCGCGTGACAGGGCCGGAACCTTCTCTCCACAGATCGTCAAAAAACATCAGACAACGCTCAGCGATGAAATTGAAAGAAAGATAATAGCCCTTTACGGCCTGGGCATGAGTTATAATGATATGGCTTCCCATTTACAGGAAATCTATGGACTTGAGATTTCAAATGCCACTCTGAGCACCATTACCGATAAAATCATCCATACCGTCAAAGAATGGCAGGCCAGGCCGTTGGAAAATGTGTACCCAATCGTATGGCTTGATGCCATACATTATAAAGTACGAGAAAACGGAAAGGTCAGCAGCAAAGCCGTTTACACAATTCTTGGGGTGAATATCGAGGGCCGCAAAGAGGTTCTTGGGCTGTACATATCCGAGAATGAGGGTGCGAACTTCTGGCTGCAGGTGTTAACAGACCTTTCAAACCGAGGGGTAAAAGATATCCTGATTGCCTGTGTTGATGGTCTAAAAGGTTTTCCCGAGGCCATTGAGACCATATTCCCGGACACAGAAGTTCAACTCTGCGTAGTCCACCAGATCCGAAATTCATTGAAATACGTTGGTTCCAAAAATAAAAAGGAATTTATGGCAGATCTAAAACGTGTTTATAAAGCGGTCAATAAGGATCTGGCCGAAGAAGAACTGGATATCTTGGAAAATAAATGGAATGACAAATACCCGATTGTGATAAAATCCTGGCGGAACAACTGGGAACGCCTCAGTCATTTCTTTAAATATCCAGAAGAGATTCGACGGATAATATACACCACAAATACCATTGAGGCTGTGCATCGACAGTTTCGAAAACTGACCAAAACAAAGGGATCATTCCCGAACCAGGACAGCCTGTTAAAGCTGCTTTACATGGGGATCCAGAACGCCAGTAAAAAATGGACAATGCCGATTCAAAATTGGTCACTGACAATTTCCCAGTTGGCAATTTTCTTTGAAGGCCGGCTGGATAAAGAGCTGGGAATTTGA
- a CDS encoding cupin domain-containing protein, with protein MNDKKTQLIKNVPFSQAVSINDLVDYEQGRVVSRTLAAKPHVNITLFAFDKGEEISAHTSPGDAMVQILDGSAAITIDGDSLEAKAGQVVVMPANVPHSVYAATRFKMLLTVVKQPLDIGSL; from the coding sequence ATGAACGATAAAAAGACTCAGCTCATCAAAAATGTTCCCTTTTCCCAGGCCGTTTCAATCAATGATCTTGTGGATTACGAACAAGGACGGGTCGTCAGCCGGACCCTGGCAGCCAAGCCCCATGTCAACATCACCCTTTTTGCATTTGACAAGGGCGAAGAAATCTCGGCCCATACCTCCCCCGGGGATGCCATGGTTCAGATCCTGGACGGGTCTGCCGCCATCACCATAGACGGAGACTCCCTTGAGGCCAAGGCGGGCCAGGTGGTGGTGATGCCCGCCAATGTCCCCCATTCGGTCTATGCGGCAACACGATTTAAAATGCTGCTCACCGTGGTGAAACAACCCCTTGATATCGGGTCATTGTAA
- a CDS encoding sigma-54-dependent Fis family transcriptional regulator, with protein sequence MIQYTIAIVDDEESIWDSLDLVLSGTYEIRLFKDGESFLAALKKEVPDLVLMDIGLPKMSGIDALGRLKADHPNLPVIMIIAYEEISLVIQSMKGGAFDFIVKPINPDIMELTIQKAVSTIALAKEVCLLQEKYLRENEPCFIGESKNIEDIMDFIHVVSKSPDTPIMILGETGTGKELIAKAIHARSPLFQGPFVAVNCSAFPEDLIESELFGYEAGAFSGARPQGKKGVLEESHKGTLFLDEVADLSLAGQAKLLRFLESGEFYKVGGTQKLTVDTRVVSATNKNIDDLVKFEKFRKDLYFRLCVVRAEIPSLNQRPRDILALAKHFLFEFNQKFEKNLKGFSKDAQEMLLSHEFSGNVRELKNIVERAVLVARTDQVLMTDLGLFDKKTGLTAQALPTGSEPVRLSEQGVCLTQILSNIERQYMTLAVDQAQGNESRAAKLLNMNHHTFRYRWKKLKKG encoded by the coding sequence ATGATTCAATACACCATTGCCATTGTTGATGATGAAGAAAGCATCTGGGATTCTCTGGATTTGGTTTTGTCCGGCACCTATGAGATCCGGTTGTTTAAAGACGGAGAATCGTTTCTGGCGGCTTTAAAAAAAGAGGTACCCGACCTGGTCCTAATGGATATCGGCCTTCCCAAAATGAGCGGCATTGATGCCCTGGGCAGGTTAAAAGCAGATCATCCCAACCTGCCCGTAATCATGATTATAGCCTATGAGGAGATCTCTCTGGTGATTCAATCCATGAAAGGCGGTGCCTTTGATTTTATTGTCAAGCCCATTAATCCGGATATTATGGAATTGACCATTCAAAAGGCGGTGTCAACCATAGCGCTTGCCAAAGAGGTCTGCCTGCTTCAGGAAAAATACCTTAGGGAAAATGAGCCCTGCTTTATCGGTGAAAGCAAGAATATTGAGGATATCATGGATTTTATCCATGTGGTCTCTAAAAGTCCGGATACCCCCATCATGATCCTGGGGGAAACCGGTACGGGAAAAGAGTTGATTGCCAAGGCCATCCATGCCAGAAGTCCTCTGTTTCAGGGGCCTTTTGTGGCGGTGAACTGCTCTGCATTTCCCGAAGATCTCATTGAATCAGAACTTTTCGGATACGAGGCAGGCGCCTTTTCCGGGGCCAGGCCCCAAGGGAAAAAAGGGGTTTTAGAAGAGTCCCACAAAGGCACTTTATTCTTGGATGAGGTGGCAGACCTGAGTTTGGCAGGCCAGGCCAAACTGCTTCGCTTTCTGGAAAGCGGGGAGTTTTACAAAGTGGGCGGTACACAAAAACTGACGGTTGACACCCGGGTGGTTTCTGCCACAAACAAGAATATTGATGATTTGGTAAAATTTGAAAAATTTCGAAAGGATCTGTATTTCAGGCTATGTGTGGTTCGGGCCGAGATCCCCTCTTTGAATCAGCGGCCCCGGGATATTCTGGCCCTGGCCAAGCATTTTCTTTTTGAGTTTAACCAAAAATTTGAAAAAAACCTGAAGGGGTTTTCCAAGGACGCTCAAGAAATGCTTTTGTCCCATGAATTTTCCGGCAATGTCAGGGAGCTTAAGAATATTGTCGAGCGAGCTGTCCTTGTGGCCAGAACCGACCAGGTCCTAATGACCGACCTGGGATTGTTTGATAAAAAAACAGGTCTGACTGCCCAGGCCCTGCCCACGGGGTCTGAACCCGTCAGGCTGTCGGAGCAAGGGGTCTGCCTGACCCAGATCTTATCCAATATTGAGCGTCAGTACATGACCCTGGCCGTGGACCAGGCCCAAGGCAATGAGAGCCGGGCAGCCAAACTTCTCAACATGAATCACCATACCTTCCGATATCGGTGGAAAAAACTTAAAAAGGGATAA
- a CDS encoding IS6 family transposase, whose protein sequence is MKNENPFKWRHYEKEIILLNVRWYLRYQLSYRNLEEMMQERGLSVDHSTIYRWVQRYAPEMEKRSRKYLRQSNDSYRIDETYIKVRGKMKYLYRAVDSRGNTIDFLLRSRRNMESAKRFFKKMLRASNSSRPRVLSVDGNPAYPPAVKALKEKKLLNKDCILRQNKYLNNIIEQDHRFIKKLVRAGMGFKTFHSAWRTLKGYEIMNMIRKGQVKNIRKGEILKQKEFVENLFSYAA, encoded by the coding sequence ATGAAAAATGAAAACCCTTTCAAGTGGCGTCATTATGAAAAAGAAATCATCCTGTTGAATGTTCGCTGGTATCTGAGATATCAATTGAGTTACAGGAATCTGGAAGAGATGATGCAAGAACGGGGCTTGTCTGTGGATCACAGTACCATTTACCGATGGGTTCAGCGCTATGCTCCTGAAATGGAAAAGCGAAGCAGGAAGTATCTGCGGCAATCAAATGATTCTTACCGTATTGATGAAACATATATCAAGGTGCGGGGGAAAATGAAGTATCTTTACCGAGCGGTCGATTCCCGTGGAAATACCATCGATTTTCTTCTTCGCAGCAGACGTAATATGGAATCTGCCAAACGATTTTTTAAAAAGATGCTGCGAGCTTCCAATAGCTCCAGACCTCGGGTTCTGAGTGTTGACGGAAATCCTGCATATCCTCCGGCAGTAAAGGCTTTGAAAGAAAAAAAGCTTCTGAATAAGGACTGTATCCTAAGACAGAATAAATATCTGAACAATATTATTGAGCAAGACCACCGGTTTATCAAAAAGCTTGTCAGAGCTGGTATGGGGTTCAAGACATTTCATTCTGCCTGGCGGACGCTAAAAGGCTATGAAATTATGAACATGATCAGAAAAGGACAAGTTAAAAATATCAGGAAGGGAGAAATTTTAAAGCAGAAAGAATTCGTCGAAAATCTGTTTTCTTATGCTGCGTAA